One genomic region from Mesorhizobium terrae encodes:
- a CDS encoding VirB3 family type IV secretion system protein: MASLIDSASEVPGYAVPVHRALTEHILLGGAPRSIAILNGTLAAALGLGLRLWLVGLGLWAIGHFAAVWAAKRDPQFVDVVRRHLRIPGHLSA, translated from the coding sequence ATGGCGAGCTTGATCGACAGCGCCAGCGAAGTGCCGGGCTACGCCGTCCCGGTCCATCGGGCGCTCACCGAACACATCCTGCTCGGCGGCGCGCCGCGCTCGATCGCCATCCTCAACGGCACGCTGGCAGCGGCCCTCGGCCTGGGCCTGCGCCTCTGGCTGGTCGGTCTCGGGCTCTGGGCGATCGGCCATTTCGCCGCCGTATGGGCGGCAAAACGCGATCCGCAATTCGTCGACGTGGTGCGCCGCCACCTGCGCATCCCCGGCCATCTGAGCGCGTGA
- a CDS encoding conjugal transfer protein TraG, producing MSATKILWGQILVVSLIVLATTWTATQWTAWQLGFQPQLGRPWFELFGWPVYYPPAFFWWWYFYDAYAPSVFVGGAYIAASGGFIAIAVAIGMSVWRGREAKNVETYGSARWARADEVRAAGLLGPDGAVLGRFEGAYLRHDGPEHVLCFAPTRSGKGVGLVVPSLLTWPGSAIVHDIKGENWQLTAGFRARHGRVLLFDPTNANSSAYNPLLEVRRGEWEVRDVQNIADILVDPEGSLERRNHWEKTSHALLVGAILHVLYAETDKTLAGVAAFLSDPKRPIESTLAAMMKTAHLGEAGPHPVIASAARELLNKSDNERSGVLSTAMSFLGLYRDPVVAEVTRRCDWRITDIVGGTRPSTLYLVVPPSDIARTKPLIRLILNQIGRRLTEDLNAKGRRHRLLLMLDEFPALGRLDFFESALAFMAGYGLKSFLIAQSLNQIEKAYGPNNSILDNCHVRVSFATNDERTAKRVSDALGTATEMRAMRNYAGHRLSPWLGHLMVSRSETARPLLTPGEVMQLPPADEIVMVSGTPPIRAKKARYFEDRRFQERILPPPALAKTAAAKSDDWSKMPLPPRPEIEGAAAKDGQGDDEDPTGSERRHQPELNKAGTVEKKAPINNEFDLDGPDDADDDAARARRLNQVMQGIARQVSLDPNDGMDL from the coding sequence ATGTCGGCCACCAAGATTCTGTGGGGGCAGATTCTCGTCGTTTCCCTGATCGTCCTCGCGACGACCTGGACCGCGACGCAGTGGACGGCGTGGCAACTCGGCTTCCAGCCGCAGCTCGGCAGGCCATGGTTCGAGCTGTTCGGCTGGCCGGTCTATTATCCGCCGGCCTTCTTCTGGTGGTGGTACTTCTACGACGCCTATGCGCCTTCGGTCTTCGTTGGGGGGGCCTACATCGCTGCGTCAGGCGGCTTCATTGCCATCGCGGTCGCCATCGGCATGTCGGTCTGGCGCGGGCGCGAAGCCAAGAATGTCGAGACCTACGGCTCGGCGCGGTGGGCGCGAGCCGACGAGGTGCGGGCTGCCGGCCTGCTTGGGCCCGATGGCGCGGTGCTCGGCAGGTTCGAAGGCGCCTATCTGCGCCATGACGGCCCTGAGCATGTGCTCTGTTTCGCGCCGACGCGCTCCGGCAAGGGCGTCGGCCTCGTCGTGCCATCGCTGCTGACCTGGCCTGGCTCCGCTATCGTTCACGACATCAAAGGCGAGAACTGGCAGCTCACCGCCGGCTTCCGCGCCCGACACGGCCGGGTGCTGCTGTTCGACCCGACCAACGCCAACTCATCCGCCTACAACCCGCTGCTCGAAGTCCGTCGTGGCGAATGGGAAGTGCGCGACGTTCAAAACATCGCCGACATCCTGGTCGATCCGGAAGGGAGTTTGGAACGCCGCAATCATTGGGAGAAGACGTCCCACGCGCTGCTGGTCGGCGCCATCCTACACGTTCTATACGCCGAGACCGACAAGACGCTCGCCGGCGTCGCCGCGTTCCTATCCGATCCGAAGCGGCCGATCGAGTCGACGCTCGCGGCCATGATGAAGACCGCACATCTCGGCGAAGCGGGTCCACATCCCGTCATCGCCTCGGCCGCGCGCGAGCTGCTGAACAAATCCGACAACGAGCGGTCGGGCGTCTTGTCGACCGCGATGTCGTTTCTCGGCCTCTATCGCGATCCGGTTGTGGCCGAAGTAACTCGCCGCTGCGATTGGCGCATCACCGACATTGTCGGCGGGACGCGACCATCGACCCTGTATCTCGTTGTTCCCCCATCCGACATCGCGCGCACCAAGCCGTTGATCCGCCTGATCCTCAATCAGATCGGACGCCGATTGACGGAGGATCTCAACGCCAAAGGCAGGCGGCATCGGCTGCTGCTCATGCTCGACGAGTTTCCCGCGCTCGGGCGCCTCGACTTCTTCGAGAGTGCCTTGGCGTTCATGGCGGGCTATGGGCTGAAGAGCTTCCTCATCGCACAATCGCTGAACCAGATCGAGAAAGCCTATGGCCCGAACAACTCGATCCTCGACAACTGCCATGTCCGCGTCAGCTTCGCGACCAATGACGAGCGGACGGCCAAGCGCGTGTCGGATGCGCTTGGCACCGCGACCGAGATGCGGGCAATGCGGAACTATGCCGGGCACAGGCTGAGCCCATGGCTCGGCCATCTGATGGTGTCGCGATCGGAGACCGCGCGCCCGCTGCTGACGCCGGGCGAGGTGATGCAGCTCCCACCCGCCGACGAGATCGTCATGGTTTCCGGAACGCCGCCGATCCGCGCGAAGAAGGCGCGCTACTTCGAGGATCGTCGGTTTCAGGAACGCATCCTGCCACCGCCGGCGCTGGCAAAGACAGCGGCGGCAAAGTCGGACGACTGGAGCAAGATGCCGCTGCCGCCGCGGCCGGAGATCGAGGGCGCCGCCGCAAAGGATGGCCAGGGCGACGACGAGGATCCGACCGGCTCGGAACGCCGCCACCAGCCCGAGCTGAACAAGGCCGGGACCGTCGAGAAGAAGGCGCCGATCAACAACGAGTTCGACCTCGATGGTCCCGACGACGCCGATGACGACGCCGCGCGCGCACGCCGGCTGAACCAGGTGATGCAGGGCATCGCGCGGCAGGTCTCGCTCGATCCCAACGATGGGATGGACCTCTGA
- a CDS encoding relaxase/mobilization nuclease domain-containing protein, which yields MSDDNDFRVRPGRIRSTSAQRARPFIAQALAAAQRAGGSVSRKGTIGPNHRSRFGRGQRASVQANRFITSRSRGAVVKARVVRHGGRSAPLATHLNYLGREGVTRDGEKARLFGPGADDADPKAFAERCEDDRHHFRFIVSPDDAVEMSDLKTFARDLVGQMEKDLGTKLEWVAVDHWNTEHPHVHLIVRGVREDGENLVISRDYIKEGMRDRARDLITQELGPRTDHEIRRTLERQIDTERWTNLDRQLARDGYRTGVIDLAPHPNRQPDEFHALKVGRLRKLESLGLADQVGPGQWTVSENAETTLRELGERGDIIKRIHRGLSEHSIERGASNYVLAGESLDDPVVGRLVARGLDDELKGTAYAVVDGMDGRTHHIKLPDLDAAGDSAPGSIVELRRFDDAKGQRRVAMAVRSDLTIEQQITATGATWLDRQAIAREPVALGGGGFGAEVRDALDRRAEHLIGRGLAERQNRGVSFSRNLIETLRRRELDAVGAKIAAESGRPFNKPAAGEYVAGAYQRRIALASGRFAMIDDGLGFQLVPWSPSLEKKLGRHVSGLARSDGGIDWSFGRKRGLGL from the coding sequence ATGAGCGACGACAACGATTTCCGCGTCCGGCCAGGCCGCATCCGATCGACCAGCGCGCAGCGCGCGAGGCCGTTCATCGCCCAAGCCTTGGCCGCCGCCCAGCGCGCCGGCGGCTCGGTCTCCCGCAAGGGGACGATCGGCCCGAACCACCGCTCCCGGTTCGGCCGGGGCCAGCGCGCATCAGTGCAGGCCAATCGGTTCATCACGTCCCGCTCGCGCGGCGCCGTCGTCAAGGCGCGTGTCGTCCGTCACGGCGGACGGAGCGCGCCGCTCGCGACCCACCTGAACTATCTGGGCCGCGAGGGCGTCACCCGGGACGGAGAGAAGGCCCGGCTGTTCGGGCCTGGCGCCGATGACGCTGATCCGAAGGCGTTCGCGGAACGGTGCGAGGATGACCGGCATCATTTCCGGTTCATCGTCTCGCCGGACGACGCCGTGGAGATGTCAGACCTCAAGACCTTCGCCCGCGATTTGGTCGGCCAGATGGAGAAGGACCTCGGCACCAAGCTCGAATGGGTCGCCGTCGATCACTGGAATACCGAACATCCGCACGTCCATTTAATTGTGCGTGGCGTGCGCGAGGATGGCGAAAACCTCGTCATCTCCCGCGACTATATCAAGGAAGGCATGCGTGATCGGGCGCGGGATCTGATCACGCAGGAATTGGGGCCGCGCACGGATCACGAGATCCGTCGCACCCTGGAACGTCAGATCGACACCGAGCGCTGGACCAACCTCGATCGGCAGCTCGCACGCGACGGCTATCGCACCGGCGTCATCGACCTCGCGCCACATCCCAACCGCCAGCCCGACGAATTTCATGCGCTCAAGGTCGGGCGCCTTCGCAAACTGGAATCGCTCGGGCTTGCCGACCAGGTCGGCCCCGGCCAGTGGACTGTTTCCGAAAATGCCGAGACGACGCTGCGCGAGCTCGGCGAACGCGGCGACATCATCAAGCGCATCCATCGCGGCCTTTCAGAACACAGCATCGAACGCGGCGCGTCCAACTATGTGCTCGCCGGGGAAAGTCTGGACGATCCTGTGGTCGGCCGGCTGGTCGCCCGCGGTCTCGACGATGAGCTGAAGGGTACAGCCTATGCCGTGGTCGACGGCATGGACGGCCGCACCCATCACATCAAGCTGCCCGATCTCGACGCCGCCGGCGATAGCGCGCCCGGCTCAATCGTCGAGCTGCGCAGGTTCGACGACGCGAAGGGGCAGCGTCGCGTCGCGATGGCGGTCCGATCAGACCTCACCATCGAGCAGCAGATCACCGCGACCGGCGCCACCTGGCTTGATCGACAGGCGATCGCCCGCGAGCCGGTTGCGCTCGGTGGCGGGGGCTTCGGCGCGGAGGTGCGCGACGCCCTGGACCGGCGCGCCGAACACCTGATTGGGCGAGGTCTGGCCGAACGTCAGAACCGCGGCGTCAGCTTCAGCCGCAACCTGATCGAGACGCTCCGCCGGCGCGAGCTGGACGCCGTGGGCGCCAAGATCGCGGCAGAGAGCGGCCGCCCATTCAACAAGCCCGCGGCGGGGGAATACGTCGCTGGCGCCTACCAGCGGCGCATCGCGCTCGCCTCCGGCCGCTTCGCGATGATCGATGACGGCCTCGGCTTCCAGCTCGTGCCCTGGTCGCCCTCACTCGAAAAGAAACTCGGCCGGCATGTCTCCGGTCTCGCGCGCAGCGATGGCGGCATCGACTGGAGCTTCGGCCGAAAGCGGGGGCTCGGCCTGTGA
- a CDS encoding TrbC/VirB2 family protein: MIRHALRARRHIATAMSAAVVSMMLAPAAHASGSSMPWEAPLQSILESIEGPVAKIIAVMIIIITGLTLAFGDTSGGARKLIQIVFGLSIAFAASSFFLSFFSFGGGALV; encoded by the coding sequence ATGATCCGCCATGCCCTGCGCGCTCGCCGTCATATCGCAACCGCCATGTCCGCGGCGGTGGTCAGCATGATGCTGGCCCCTGCAGCCCATGCTTCCGGCTCATCGATGCCGTGGGAAGCGCCGCTGCAATCGATCCTCGAATCCATCGAGGGTCCGGTCGCCAAGATCATCGCCGTGATGATCATCATCATCACCGGCCTGACACTGGCCTTCGGCGACACGTCGGGCGGCGCCCGAAAGTTGATTCAGATCGTGTTCGGCCTCTCGATCGCCTTCGCCGCGTCGAGCTTCTTCCTGTCGTTCTTCTCGTTCGGCGGCGGAGCGCTCGTCTGA
- a CDS encoding lytic transglycosylase domain-containing protein produces the protein MSGPRHQAVVGRPSAVRLTCLLLLSGLLLAVPFNATASAQNPPGTRTATAHPFAAYIEEAARRFRIPAAWIRAVMRAESAGDVRAISSAGAMGLMQIMPATWAELRVRHGLGRNPYDPRDNILAGAAYLREMHDRYGSPGFLAAYNAGPGRYEEYLAGRPLPAETRAYVAALIPSFGGGDLPGATTVAAADPRAWTRAPLFITRANNVTSVDPAQAESTPDDALAATRARETSAIVPQSSGLFVARSDGGGPR, from the coding sequence ATGTCCGGCCCGCGCCATCAAGCTGTCGTCGGGCGGCCAAGCGCCGTCCGACTGACATGCCTCCTTCTCCTTTCCGGCCTGCTGCTCGCCGTGCCGTTTAACGCCACAGCGAGCGCGCAGAACCCACCGGGCACGCGGACGGCGACGGCCCATCCGTTCGCCGCCTACATTGAAGAGGCCGCACGGCGCTTCCGCATCCCGGCCGCGTGGATTCGCGCCGTCATGCGCGCGGAAAGCGCCGGCGATGTGCGCGCGATCTCCTCTGCCGGGGCGATGGGCTTGATGCAGATCATGCCTGCTACCTGGGCGGAGCTGCGCGTCCGCCATGGTCTCGGGCGAAACCCATACGATCCGCGCGACAATATATTGGCTGGCGCAGCTTACTTGCGCGAGATGCATGATCGCTACGGTTCGCCGGGGTTTCTTGCAGCCTACAATGCGGGGCCAGGGCGCTACGAAGAATATCTCGCGGGCCGCCCGTTGCCGGCCGAGACCCGCGCCTATGTGGCCGCATTGATCCCTTCCTTCGGCGGCGGTGACCTGCCGGGTGCAACCACCGTCGCCGCGGCTGATCCTCGCGCCTGGACTCGCGCGCCGCTGTTCATCACGCGCGCCAACAACGTGACCAGCGTCGATCCAGCGCAGGCGGAAAGCACTCCGGACGACGCTCTGGCAGCAACTCGGGCGCGCGAGACTTCCGCGATCGTCCCGCAATCCTCGGGCCTGTTCGTGGCGCGCTCGGATGGCGGAGGCCCGCGATGA
- a CDS encoding ribbon-helix-helix protein, CopG family, which produces MMKIPKKQRLSVYLDPDIMKALTAYAARRDQSRSLVAEAAIASFLSPDTAERQEAATTKRLDQLDRRMTRMERDLGISVEMLAVFVRHWLTTNPPLPEPAQAAARAQAGERYDAFVAALGRRLAKGPKVREEISEDVTGIAGAE; this is translated from the coding sequence ATCATGAAGATTCCGAAGAAGCAGCGCCTCTCGGTCTATCTCGATCCGGACATCATGAAGGCGCTCACCGCTTATGCCGCGCGTCGCGATCAATCGCGATCCCTGGTCGCGGAAGCGGCGATCGCATCCTTCCTGTCACCCGACACCGCCGAGCGCCAGGAAGCCGCGACCACCAAGCGATTGGACCAGCTCGACCGGCGCATGACACGCATGGAACGCGACCTCGGCATTTCCGTGGAAATGCTCGCGGTGTTCGTCCGCCACTGGCTCACCACCAACCCGCCGTTGCCGGAGCCAGCCCAGGCGGCCGCACGCGCACAGGCGGGCGAGCGGTACGACGCCTTCGTCGCCGCGCTCGGCCGGCGACTCGCGAAGGGACCGAAGGTGCGTGAGGAGATTTCCGAAGACGTCACGGGCATCGCGGGCGCGGAATAA
- the trbB gene encoding P-type conjugative transfer ATPase TrbB, translating to MAVSHQQSEATLRGARMLRTALGPAIAGFLEDPSIVEVMLNPDGRLWIDRLSEGLSDTGERLSPADGERIVRLVAHHVGAEVHSGSPRVSAELPETGERFEGLLPPVVAAPAFAIRKPAVAVFTLADYVAAEIMSAEQAEILCRAVVDRRNILVAGGTSTGKTTLTNALLAEVSKTFDRVVLIEDTRELQCAAPNLVAMRTKDGVASLSDLVRSSLRLRPDRIPIGEVRGAEALDLLKAWGTGHPGGIGTIHAGTAIGALRRLEQLIQEAVITVPRALIAETIDLVAVLSGRGSTRRLAELARVEGLQPDGDYRVIPATQPVSGDPA from the coding sequence ATGGCGGTTTCTCACCAGCAATCAGAGGCGACCCTGCGAGGCGCGCGCATGTTGCGCACAGCCCTCGGCCCCGCCATCGCCGGATTCCTGGAAGACCCGTCGATCGTCGAGGTGATGCTCAATCCCGACGGGCGGCTCTGGATCGACCGCCTGTCCGAGGGGCTCTCCGACACCGGAGAACGGCTCTCGCCCGCCGACGGCGAACGCATTGTTCGCCTCGTCGCGCATCACGTCGGCGCCGAGGTTCATTCCGGTTCGCCGCGGGTTTCGGCCGAACTGCCCGAGACGGGGGAGCGGTTCGAAGGGCTTCTGCCGCCCGTCGTCGCCGCGCCGGCGTTCGCGATCCGCAAACCTGCCGTCGCCGTCTTCACGCTCGCTGACTACGTCGCCGCCGAGATCATGTCGGCCGAACAGGCTGAGATCCTCTGCCGCGCCGTCGTGGACCGCCGCAACATCTTGGTCGCCGGCGGCACCTCAACCGGCAAGACGACACTCACCAACGCCTTGCTCGCCGAAGTGTCGAAGACCTTCGACCGCGTCGTTCTGATCGAGGACACGCGCGAGCTGCAATGCGCCGCGCCCAACCTGGTCGCCATGCGGACGAAGGATGGCGTCGCATCGCTCTCCGATCTCGTCCGCTCCTCGCTTCGCTTGCGCCCCGATCGCATTCCGATCGGAGAGGTGCGCGGCGCCGAGGCGCTGGATTTGCTCAAGGCCTGGGGGACGGGCCACCCGGGCGGCATCGGCACCATCCACGCCGGCACCGCGATCGGCGCGCTGCGCCGCCTCGAGCAGCTCATTCAGGAAGCCGTCATCACGGTCCCGCGCGCGCTGATCGCCGAGACCATCGATCTCGTCGCGGTGCTCAGCGGCCGCGGCTCGACCCGCCGCCTCGCCGAACTCGCCCGCGTCGAAGGCCTTCAGCCGGACGGCGACTACCGCGTCATCCCCGCAACCCAGCCCGTCTCAGGAGACCCCGCATGA